From the Acomys russatus chromosome 8, mAcoRus1.1, whole genome shotgun sequence genome, the window atttgttcaaatatatgatTTTTTGCTTTCATAAGACCTAGGTAGCTGTATTTGTTTGCAATAATACCCcttatctcatttttattgatCTTTGTACATTTTGGATGCCAGTGTCATACTGTTTTCAATATTATGGCTTGATGATGTAATTTTAAATCAGCTCTGTGGATGCATCATGTGTTGTTCAAAGTTGTTTTGACTGTTCTTAGTTCCATCCTTGTAAAAAATTTATATTGATTTATGTATATTGACAAAGAATGGCCCTAGaagttttgttattatttcattgACTATGTACATTaattttggtaggatggccatctTCACAAGATCATTGGTTGCTTCTGATTCATGAGTAAGTAAATTTTTTCATCGTCTATAGTCTTATTTAATTGGTATTTTATTgtgttaatattttcattgtaGAAGCCATGAATTTTCATGTTTGTAATAATTATGAGATatatttctgtggctgtgaataaattgattctttgtaattTGATATTAGTATATATGTAAGCTATTGATTTATACATGTTCATTTTTCATTTAGACATTCTTCTGAAATTTCTTATTAGTACTAAGTGTCCTTTTTATTGAATCTTTAAAGTATATGTAGAATCATATTATCAGAGTACAAGGGCAGATGTGgagagccatgctaaattcagccatgttagaaatcctgtgcttaaactgcacactgtgaccttcaatgtgaccttcaagttgctgaccctgttgaaggaggtcttgtgttctaggctatctttggattatcCACCCAGAGAAATAAGGAAGTCCTTACAGGGAACCACCCCAGGATTAAGGAGGTTCTTACAaggagctattcaggctattgtattcttgcctgggggctagggagcATGGGATTAGAATAggtcctattgaccttgctatatatcGTCTTACTTGTCcacattaaagtgagtcttgatcagaaatttccacagttgactcattatttcttgaGTCTCTGTACCCTATggtcaatccccactccctctttcaggtgaaccctggttcgatttgtaCCACGGGCCGAGACATATCAGATAAATTAACTTCTTATAttattgtttgtttccttatattaatttttattttcttatcccTCAAAGATTGTAAACACTATTTAATGAGAATGGAGAGAATGCATACCCGTCTCTTTTCCTGGCCTCAGCACAAATGCTTTTCATCACTCTCATTTAgcatgttggctataggcttgccaAATGTAGGCCTTACTGTGTTGAAATATACTCCCCTATTCCTAAATTCTTCATCATATTTTTCATATAGAAGATTGAATTATTCCAAATGCAATTTCTGTGTCTATAGATGTGAGCatattatttctgtatttgtgtctAATTTTATAATCGATAATGTTTATTGATTTAAGTTTATCGAATGAGCCCTGCACTTGtggaatgaagccaacttggCCATGTTCATTTTGATATATGTTGATGTATATCTTCTTGACATACTATTGAATTTGGTTTTCCAAATTAATATTtggaaatattattattattttattgagaatattttaattttcagacaGTATATTCATCAGGAAAATTagtctgtaattttatttatttattgttgtaatTTTCTGATTTTGATGTCAGTGTAATACTGGGTTCATAAAAAgaatgttgttatttttattccttttccatTTCATAAAACAATTTGAGTAATAGTAGTGTTAATACTTCTTTGATTTTTTGGTACAATATgtaatgaatttatttaattttttgccttttttagTTTGAGGACTTTTTGTTAAGGCTTCCATCTCATTGCTGGTTACAGACTTgtttaaatcatttcttttttcttgctttaattttgatgtgtcatgtgtacatataaattctttaacttcttttagattttccaatagAGTTAAATAGAATGTAGGGTTCTGtgtttttccctctgtttttTCCCTAATCTCATTGGTATTTGTTTTAatgtcttccttttgtttttaaattatatttactcacatcttctctctttttattttacttagaatAGCTAATAATTCTTCAATGTCGTTTATTTAATCAAATATTATCTTACTTTGCATTGACTTTTGTGGTTATTGCTACGtattttttctgattttaattatctttcaatctacttcatttaaatttattttttcttgttatttctaaAGCTGTAAGTTATTCttacattattaattttaaattcttcAAAATTCTGATGTAACACTTAGTTCCTTAGAATTGACTCTTAATGTGACCTTTATTATGTTCCAAAGTTATtgacatgttttgttttcagttaatgGGACTCTAGATATCCTTTGACATATAACTTATTCAGTGTcacaattattatttaataatatattgtaTACTCTCCATGAGTTTATATACTTTCACTGGCTTTTATGGTTACTGGTAACTGGCTATTTTATTCCATTGTGATTAATTGATAAGATTGAAAGttttttcaattttcctttaCATGTTGAAATAATGCAGGAGCTAGTAGACTTTTTCATCaagaataaattgttttaaaaaataaaatgtaagagttgtctcagaggttaagaggactgactgctcttctagaggttctgagttcagttcctaggaaccacatggtggctcacaaccatctataatatggtATGATGCTATCTTTTGGCcttcaggtatacatgcagacagagtactgtatataaataaataaatctaaaataaatgaataaataaataaataaaatgtatgctgCAAGATGTGCTAAATGCTTAAGTCCCAGTGCAGGAGCAAAAAAGCAACACAAGGCTATCCATGTTATAATGAAAAAGACTTGCCAGAATTCCAGACAGAGTGTCAGAGTAGTGATTTTAAATTTGTTCAAACAACTGGACAAGGACATAGACATGTTTCAAAAGAACAAGAGCAAATAGCTGAGTGACATGAGTAATCTAATccaaaatatgaaaacagaattcaaCCCTAAGCTGAATTAATGTTGGAAATACAAAACTCAATAAGTTGCACAGAGACCTCTGTGGAAGGTCTCATGAAAGAATATATCGTGTGAAAAATATAATTGTAGGGCTGTGTGTAAATGTGGGGATTGAAGCACCCAGTAAACTTCAATgacaaaattataaatgaaatattaatggAGCATGGAAGAGCTTTGGAACAAGATGCTGGACATACATAATCAAAATAtgttcatataaaaataatactaacAGAAATCCCTTTAACTTAAATACAGTGATCCTTACATAGGTGTAAGAGCCCTATAAGTGATCACATATGCGGGATGAGCAGATGAATGTCATAAGACTGGTAAAAcactaaaaagagagaaaaatgaaactatattGAAATCCTTAAGAGACAAATGTAAGATCgttaaaataatacattattgttaaagaaaaacatttaaggtCATGAGTTCTTGGAAATATATAATTCAATTTACAGCTCTAAAAGAATAGAACTGCTAACCCATACTAACATACCAATTAAAACTATCgattaaattaaaagatatatatgAAATGTCTACAGCAGAgacaaaataaagcaatttttttattgctatgtatGTTCAACAGAGCACACTGGAAATAATTATGTGGACTGAGGAGAAGCATAAACACACTTGAAGGGACATGGGTAATTAGTAAACAATAGAAAATTAGTAAATCATAAGTATAAAAAgacctctaaaaacaaaaaaacaaaaaagagagaaaaacaaaactttgaggTGTAACTCAATGATCTCAATTTTTCAAATACAATCTTGCTAACTAACTAAttgtgataaaaaacaaaacccatcacttTTCTGTCTCCAAGGAATGCATGTTGCCAATATCAATAAATACGGCTTTAGGGCAAAAGGATGGAAACCAGTATAGTAAAGATATGGACTTGGGAACTAAGTAGTTTTAAGTTGCCTCACATCtgacaaaatcaactttaaaGCAAAACGTTTTAGAAGACATGAACATTACCACTTTCATTAAATGAACTTCATCAGGAAGACTTTAccattctaacacacacacacacacacacacacacacacacacacacacacacaaaaccacacagatATGCCTAGTTTCAAGAAATGAATACTaccaaatttataaataaatatcaacCCCAATACACTGATGTGTTAGGTGGGTGAGGTTCACAGGCAGTCACTCCCCTTTGCTGCCTTCTACTAAAGCTCTTTAGGCATGAATGCCCTACTTTTGAGGCAGCTATGATCTCACCCGcaagtctcctccctcctccctgcagcTATGGAACAACTGAAGTCTGAGTACCTTAACACTATCCCTCATCCCCTAGCATAGACTGTATGCTGTGGAATTGCCGCCTGGCTCAGTCCTGACCCCTTCACTGGGTCCATGATTTACACATTCCCAAAATTGAAGTCTATGTGCTCCTGCCCTTGATCAGCCTGAGGTGTCTCAAGAGACTGACTCCAATCTGGATCAAATTGATGTACGAATGAACTGGACACCATTGATTGGGTCAGCTTTCTTTTcctgatggctttttttttttcaagcaaattATAATTGAATCTTTGACTTTGACCATCAgggtaatacaaataaatacaaactgtCAGTATTATTTGTAGGTTGATTGATGTTGAGTTGGAAAATCATGAGACAGTTGACTCgattcttaaaaattattgaacCCAGTTATTACCATCTATGACCATTGTCATtctcttttcatgtgttttgaaAAATAGGCAGAACTAGTGCCTGAACTCTAGGTATCAGAGATAccagcatttaaaataaaaaggtacaAGTCTTGAGAATCTTTCAAAGTTGTCTTTTTCTCTAGATTGAAAATTCATATTTGTACACTAGACTTAAATAATTGTTCACAGAAAATAGGCTCAATGGTATAAATTATACACTATCATTCTCTAGATGGAAAAAATTAGTCATGTCCTTCAATCTTAGGCAACCCTCACTTTTGTGAGCCTTATTTGGAATTCAAATTACAATCTTCTAGTTTTTTTACTAGTACATAAAATGAACATGCCcccaaaattaaattatttcctctTAAATTTGAGTTGGATAAAGGTGCTGATATTCAATTGAGTCCCTCCAATTTGTAAATGAAGGCATACTTGCAACATAATAATAATTTGGACAATGCATTGAGGATTCAAATTGCAcaaatttattgaaataaaatttcacttttcaTTTAGGGTTGAAACACGAATTAACAGATATATATTTAACTATCATAATATTTGAAGCCTAATAAGAGATTAtgctttaataaaatattctaaaggaAGTTGATCATTAAAGAAATTATTACTGGAAATACAAATGATGAGAAACAGATATTGTCTACAGaacataatttaattttgatactgttagaATGTAGATTTAACAGTTGAATGTCTAGAAGCCAGTACCACAGACAGATCTATAACAAGAAGGTTGAGATGTTGTAGAATTCAAGTACATTGGGTAGTAGGATCTGGACCCATAACCCAGAGATCTGCAGCCACTGGATCCACAGTACCCTGAGTAACAGCTTCTAGATCCATAGCCCAGGGAATGACAGCTGCTGGACCCAAAGCCCAGAGATCCAGCATATGTGCCCTGGCAGGGACTGCAGGGTGTGGAGCTCCTCGGGTAGTAGCAGGGCATCTGGCAGGTGGTAGGTTCAACGTAGGTCTCCTGACAGCTCCTGATCAGAGAGGAGCCCAtctggtgggtgctgggagagcagctggTAGTGGTGTAGACCATGTTGCTGGGGTAAGAAGAGCCACAGGAGGAACCTAAGGTAGGAAGGCAGCACCTAAAAGATGGGGAGGAGTAGTTTCCAGAAAAGCAACTGTAGGCCATGTAGGGAGGAGATGTGAGTTATGCTGGATATAACTAAGAGGATTCTGAGTTTGAATACAACCTTGTGTAGAGATGGGTTTATATACTCTCAGAAGCAGGTGTGGTACCTGACAAGCACATCCTGACATATTTGTGTGCATCCTAGTTTACAGATGTGAAACTGAGTAATCTCTGTAATTGCAGTTGCATTTGCATAGCTTTCTGTATACCATGCTTATgggtgttgttgttttattaaagCAAAAGATGATGAGATAGTCCTATGTCAGACATGCCATGACTGTTTTACAGCAATGACTATTCTATCatgtctcccccccccaaaaaaaaatctccctttccTCCTGCCACAAACTGTATGTGTTTTTTCATAAGATGTAATTTTTCTTCATGGTATATTGCATGACAGCAATTTGCTGTTCTTCTTGATAATAATTAGAATCATTACTTTGTGTTTTCCTTGGAACCCCTTGAAAATCAGCCTTAGTTGTTCCCATCACACTTATTTTCCAATACTCTGCGTGGATTGCATAAAATTTTCTATGGAGTTTGACCCCAGTAGCAAGAAAACAATATAAGTCAAGAAAAGTCAAATGAGAGTGAGGCCAGGAAGTGAGAGACAACAATACTTGTGACTTTATGATCATAAGTGATAGAACTGAGGATGAAACACGGCCACCTGACTACATGggtctctggcttcttctctttgCCCTGAGTCCCATCAAAGGGGATGattctgaagaagaaaaacaatgtgcAATACCTTAATACATCAAATCGTGCCTATACTGTTTAAACATAAAGCCTGTTGATAGGCACTAGAGAATCAGATAAATGCTTTCTTGGCCATGTAGTGTAGGGctgataaattttatttcagttgcatatatatatatatatatatatatatatatatatatatatatatatatttacagtcTGTGAtatagatggagagagagagagatgaagttgGATAAGTAGGGACAATCTGTTAGTAGATGtgggaacaagaaagaaaatgaccaaaGTACAttacattaaacattttaatataaataaattaattaataaaacaaaagaaaggaaaagaattagaGTTTCATTGTGGAGCTATGTCTGCTCACACCAGTTTTGTCTTCTCCTCATATAACAGTGTATACTTCAGGAGGGTAAAATTCAAATGAGGATGCTTAAAACATTGTCCTTCATCTTAGCAGATGAAGTAATGTGTTGATGTATCAGTGTTATGCATACCAATCTGATTGTTTTAAATCACATTCACCCACACTAATACTATGGGATTTATGTTTACAGTTTtgcttaaaagaagaaatgaaacaacCTAAAGTCATAGCAAAGAGTACACAGTCCTAATCTAAAACATTATCACCTAAGTCAAGGTaaaatctattatatatatatatatgtgtgtgtgtgtgtgtgtgtgtgtgtgtgtgtgtgtgtgtgtgtgtatataggaTATGAGGCCTCTGTCAGACGTAGGGTTTGTGAATATCTATTCCCAGTCTACACGATGTCATCTTTTCCTCAGATGCTGTTCTTTGACTTAccgaagcttttcagtttcatgagatctgatttattaattgttgatctcacaACCTGAACTGTTGTTCTGTTcaaggagttgtctcctgtgccaatgagttcaaatctcttaccactttttcttctaacagatttagtgtgtctagttttatgttgagatctccAATCAACTTGGACTTTAGATTTCTGCAGAGTGATGaacatggatctatttgtatttttctacatgtagacggccagttagaccagcacaaatAGCATCTTTGTAGAATATactattttttcattgtatgggtTTAACTCCTATGGGTTAAAACTCAAGTATttataggtgtatgggtttatgaACTCAATTGACatcacatgttggcaaggatatgagaaagaagaacacccttcattgctggtgggagtacaaccttgtaaaactactttgaaaatcaatctggtggtttctcagagaattgggaatagtactacctcaagtcccagccataccattcctggacatatacctgaaagatgctccaccatacaacaaggacatatgctcaactgtgtttatagcagctttattcctaatagtcaGAATATGGAATCAAtgtaaatgtccctcaaccaaagaatggataaagaaactatggtacatttacacaatggaatactattgagATATTATAAAAAGTGaatctgaaatttgcaggcaaatggatggaacctgaaaagataatcctgagtgagtaacccagacccagtaagacacacatgctatatactcacctatagcagatattagccacataatacagataattacactacaattcacaggcTTAAAGAAGCTAAATACGAGGTGGATGCTAGGGAGAATGTTTCTtattcagaatggcaaatagaatagacactggaagtaattgaagagaaggaacaggatagcagcctaccatagaggtcctctcaaagactccacccagccggggatccaagcagatgctgagattcacaggcaAATGTTGGGATGGCCTtccaggcctcagaggaagaggatgcagacagtccagataagacctgacagACTGAGGTAagatagtaggggaggagggctccccctttcttaGGACTAGTGGAGGTAGGGAGGGGGCTGAAGGAGGGAGAATGGTAcaggaaagcaaggcagaagCAGCTACCATTGGGATATAAGGTGAACAagtatttaaaaatgcaaaaataaaataaaatcagataaacttaaaaaatttatttcatattagACATAGTAAGGTTTTCAAAATCAAAAATCCAAGAATTTGATTGCCTAATCTTGTCCAAGGAATCCTACTAAAGCTTTCCAAAGCTTTATGATTGTTGTGGCATTGATGAAATTGTTCACGCATCTTGATAATAGATTCATAATCCAATGAGAAAGTTCATTTGTGATTGTGACAAGTATATTACTTGATATCGGACAGCCAAATGGCACTTTTCCAACAATTAACATGGGAAATAGTTCATATACATAAGCGTGTATTCAAAGCAATGTTGGAAAACAAGGTTTTTTCTAGTCTGTCAATCACTGCTTtcacctctctcttctctaccTTTATTAATAAGTCTTGGGTTCATTTGGGTTTTACTTTATGGTTTAAATATCCATATTTGTACTTTAGATTATTTTTAGGCAATGGTGTGAAAACCTTGCTTTATTGTGAATGGaaatgatttaaaacaaataaaagtgtatGTATCACATTGATACAAAACACACCCTTTCATCTGCTAAtaataatcaatatattttaaatgagttgttaatattatttttattcctgtaaGTATGCTTTGGCATGTGAGAGCATTGAAGATGTACttagtatatataattttgaCGTAGTCTTCACCTATCTTCCAAAATAAAACTCTGAGTTTTTATAATTAAGCAAACAattgatatgattttttttctcacctctGTTTGATATGTTGAAGACAAAATGTGTATCAGCATTCTCTGATAACTACCAAAAATCACTTTCATTTTCAATGCTGTATACATTAGATATGTTGAACCTCCTTGAATTTGATTTTCTTCCCCAGAATCTCCCTTGAGAAAAGGCTCAGCAAAAAGAAAAGTCCCCAAGAGCATCACAGCCTCTCTATGATTGTTGAGGTCCTGTGATCTGTACCCTGTGTTATAGTTTGGCATCTGAGTCTCCTAGGAATCCTTTTTGTTTCCCTAGACTCAGTCACTCACAGGTATCACCTCATGTGAACCGAGCTTCTACACATCCCACAGTAGGGAGGACAATAGTCAACTGGGTCTTCTGTTCCTTAAAGAGTTAAAGGTGACTAGCCCAACTTCAGGTGAGAATCTGGTGTCACATCAGGCCATGCCAGATACACAGGACATGAAATGGTTTCCTTCCATCATTTCTTTGTCACTATTCCTATAGGCCAGACATGCCCTACACTCCTGACTCGGCATCAGTCCTGTCTTTGCAGTCACCAGAGATTTAATCATTgtgttttctcctcccctttAGCTTTAATCTCATTCAATTACTTTTTCTCATACTCTGTCCTGTCTAGTAGAGGTGAAGTATATGGGAAATGCTatgaattcacaaagaatcatactggaaaatgagaaaagatatCAACAGGTAAGGTTTCAAAGGGAACTGAGAGTGATGCACTCCATTCATTAAGGGgccaaaaaagagctaatacctcCCATCTACCCCTATGGAAGAACCTGTCTTTTTCAGAATATTTggacaaacacataaaaatgaagcCAAGAGAAAAGTAGATTTTTCCTGGACACAATGTATAAGCATCAGTATAAAACAGTCATAGCATCCATGACATCAGTAGCTCATTGTCATAGCTATAAGAAAATTCCAACACCCTAAATACACTGTTCAGAAAATTACTCACAAACAACTGCACATTTGTAAACCAGGAATCACCCATGTGCATCAAGGATACACTGATGGGGACCACACCTGCTGCTGAGAGTATATAAACCCAGCTCACCACACAGTGACATTCAAACCCAGACTCTCCTTGTTACACAGAGCCGAACTCACATCTCCTTTCAACATGTCCTACAGCTGCTGCTCTGGAAACTACTCCTCACGCTCCTTTAGGCGCTGCCTGCCCTCCTCAGGCTCCTCCTGTGGCTCTTCCTACCCCAGCAACCTGGTCTACACCACTTccagctgctctcccagcacCTGCCAGCTGGACTCCTCTCTGAACAGTGGCTGTCAGGAGACCTGCATTGAGCCCAACAGCTGCCAGAGGTCCTGTGTGGTGTCCAGCCCCTGCCAGATGTCCTGCTACTACCCCAGGAGCTGCACACCCTGCAGTCCCTGCCAGGGCACATATGCTGGGTCTCTGGGCTTTGGGTCCAGCAGCTGCCGTTCCCTGGGCTATGGATCTAGAAGCTGCTACTCAGG encodes:
- the LOC127193165 gene encoding keratin-associated protein 13-1-like is translated as MAYSCFSGNYSSPSFRCCLPTLGSSCGSSYPSNMVYTTTSCSPSTHQMGSSLIRSCQETYVEPTTCQMPCYYPRSSTPCSPCQGTYAGSLGFGSSSCHSLGYGSRSCYSGYCGSSGCRSLGYGSRSYYPMYLNSTTSQPSCYRSVCGTGF
- the LOC127193163 gene encoding keratin-associated protein 13-1-like, which encodes MSYSCCSGNYSSRSFRRCLPSSGSSCGSSYPSNLVYTTSSCSPSTCQLDSSLNSGCQETCIEPNSCQRSCVVSSPCQMSCYYPRSCTPCSPCQGTYAGSLGFGSSSCRSLGYGSRSCYSGGYGSSGFRSLNCGVYGFPSLSYASRYYYPSYSVSRSCQPCYRPVCGSGFYGYNC